ggatgGTTGTGTTGGGGAgttttcagcactgatggaaatGAATGATTATGTTTATTTTAGTCATCCTGTTTATAAAGTCATCATTTATACCCTTATTGTGTTTAGTTGAGGAtgtaaaatgatgaaataaatctGAAAGACAACTGTACTTTATTAATTTTGCAGAGTTAAGAGGAAGACTTATGAGGCATGGAAACTTCCATCAGGTTTGGGAGAACGTAGAGGGAATGCAGAGACGCCAGACTGCTGCTGAGACCCACGGACAGTTCCGCACTCATGCGTCTGTCGAACTTTACAATTTATTAGCACTATGCTGCCtctgcaagatgaaaagaaattaatGCCAAGAAGGCATATTCTTCAGCATTTGGAATAGACGTGCCCGCAAAACAATGGCTTCAAAGGTCTCCTGTCTGTATGTTTTGACAGTTGTGTGCTGGGCCAGCGCTCTCTGGTACCTGAGTGTAACTCGACCCACTTCTTCCTACACTGGCTCCAAGCCATTCAGCCACCTAACAGTTGCCAGGAAAAACTTCACATTTGGCAACATAAGAACCCGACCTATAAACCCACATTCTTTTGAATTTCTTATAAATGAACCTAACAAATGTGAGAAAAACATTCCTTTCCTTGTCATCCTCATCAGCACCACCCACAAAGAATTCGACGCCCGCCAGGCAATCCGAGAGACGTGGGGGGATGAGAACAACTTTAAAGGGATCAGGATAGCCACTCTGTTTCTCCTGGGCAGGAACGCCGACCCTGTCCTCAATCAGATGGTGGAACAGGAGAGCCAGATCTTCCATGACATCATCGTGGAAGACTTCATTGACTCCTACCATAACCTTACCCTCAAAACATTAATGGGGATGAGATGGGTGGCCACTTTTTGTTCAAAAGCCAAGTATGTCATGAAAACAGACAGTGACATTTTTGTAAACATGGACAACCTTATTTATAAACTATTAAAACCCTCCACCAAGCCAAGAAGAAGGTATTTTACTGGCTATGTCATCAACGGAGGACCCATCCGGGATGTCCGCAGTAAGTGGTACATGCCAAGGGATTTGTACCCTGACAGCAACTACCCGCCATTCTGTTCAGGGACTGGCTATATCTTTTCGGCTGATGTGGCTGAACTCATTTACAAGACCTCACTCCACACAAGGCTGCTGCACCTTGAAGATGTATACGTGGGACTGTGTCTCCGCAAACTGGGTATACATCCTTTTCAGAACAGTGGCTTCAATCACTGGAAAATGGCCTACAGTTTGTGTAGGTATCGCCGAGTTATCACGGTGCATCAAATCTCCCCAGAAGAAATGCACAGGATCTGGAATGACATGTCAAGCAAGAAACATCTCAGATGTTAAAATTTTTACCGATGTAAATacgtttcttttcttttttaagaaatgggGCCTAGAATGTTGATATTTTACAGGTGTCACCAGGGAAAACGTAAAggggttttttaaaaaggttttttctTCCTGCCCCTAGTTGCTTTCTTGTATTACCTATTTACAAATGTTCGGCTCTGGTCATAGAAACAATACATGAGTTAGAAGGGCCAGATTTCATTCTCGAGTCCTGAGGCATTGCATTTATCTCAAAAAGCCAACTTCCTGAAAACTGCTAGGATTTATATACTGTGCATCTGAGATAAAAATCTGGTTCTGGGAAACTGAAATTCAAGGAATATCTTCAAATCATctctgcaaaaataaataaataagaaattactCTTTTCCAAAAACAGTTCAGAAAGAATGCACAATCAGGAAGACACACTGGATCATTAATACTGCGTGTGCTATTATTACACTGAATTTTTACATATCTTGCCAGGTAGTATGTATAGCATTTACAGTTCCATCAAGAAATGAACTTAGTACTGGCAGGGCAGCTCCAGTTGAATAGAAATTTAAACTTGGGAACCAAAATTCCATATATTTGGAAGACAGTGCTATCTGCTCATGCAAGGATCAAACCTGGTCAGCCGGTGGAAGGTATATAAAAAGCTACTTAACgaaataaatgagaattttttttgctctttcaGAATAACCTGGTATCTCCAAGGAGACTTAGCCAAATGTAATCTCACTGCTTCCCTCCATACAATGTCATTAAATGCAGTTTACACTTTCTGGCTTAGGCGAGCGCATGTACAGTGAAGTTGGTAGGAGGGCAGAACAATAAATCACACAGAGAAGGTACAAATTAACATAAGCTGAGCCACAGTATAAGATGCCCCTCCCCACACATTTGCAAGGCACGTGAGAAATTCTTCTAACCAGTACCAATGTTATTGAATGATTTGGCCCTACAGTTGGTAGATACAATGTTCTTTAGCATCTGAAACATCCAAGTACCTCTAGCAGCAATGCTATTCGGTGGTGTTCTGAAGGCTCTGTGATTAACATTCATGGAAGGAAAGGTGGGGAAGCTTGGATTCATGTTCTGTTGATGCCATCAGGCTTGGGTCATATGAGCAGGCATCTTAACCTTGCTGTACTTCAATATGCTCATTTATCAAATGGTTAGAAAACACCTACCTCACAGGTGCTGTGAGGACACATCAAATCAGCTAAGTTAGTTTAAAAGGTGCTACATAATGCAAAAAGTATCACGCATTATGCTAAATGCTAAAATAATTACATCATTGCAATGATGGTCCTCAGTAGTCGTAACATCACCTTAATATAAAACCTgccaaaataaagataaaatctgAACTAAGTGCACCTGACTATTCTAAGACTTTGACCCTTCCTTGGATATGTTAGATGTTTAGGGAAGCTTCAATTTCTCTGTCATTTCTTCTGGTTTCAGTGAGTAAGTTGGCACTTTGGTGTGTTGCCTTGACATCCCAGTGTGCTTATAGTGAAGGCAGCTTGCCTTTCTTTGAGGAGCCTCTGGCTGGGGTATATTATGGTAATTCAAGCACATGCTTTGCGTATAGATGCATATAGAATCAAGTCAACTTAGATCTCGGGATGCATTTGATCTTGAATTCTCAGTAAGAACTTTCAGGACCAGGGGAGTGAGTCCACCTCTATCACAAGAATAGGCATTCAGTGTACCCAGCCATCACTCGTCTCCCACCGTTCCTTCCTTAGAAAACTTCTGTGTATTTTCATTCAAAGAAAGCCCCACAACTGAAAgagtatactttatttttaacctgACCTTTGGAAGTTTCCCTAGTAGTTGATagcaaacagacaaacaaacGGAAGTGGTGGCCTATTTCTTACAAACACTGGATTTCTTGTCCTCAGCACAAAAACCCAGTTTGAGacaggccttcctctcccttacTACAGCCTTTGTAGAGCTTCTGGGGTGGATCAGAAAGCAGCAATAGTCAGCCTGAGGAGAGACAGATCAGCCTAAAGTGAACCACCCTCTGACCCCCAACCCCCAACTGCTGTGAGTTCCAGTCCCTGGAAAAGTCTTGTGATTTTGTACGTGGTTCACTTTTCAGTTGTATAACCTGATCAGGCCTGTGTCTCATGCTAACATCTTGCATTTACCTTATGCTCAATCAAGCCACCCTCAGTGTCAAGGAATTGCACATTACCAACATCGTATATGTATATCTATgaattgtttgtgtgtgtgtacattatgAATAGAGCCCTAAACTTAAAAAGGAACACAGATCAGAGAATCACATGTCTTAAAGAACTATTGCCCAACTTTTTTATGCTAGGTAATGCCCATGTGACAAACATGTAAATATTCAGCAAAGacccatatgtatata
The genomic region above belongs to Manis javanica isolate MJ-LG chromosome 7, MJ_LKY, whole genome shotgun sequence and contains:
- the B3GALT1 gene encoding beta-1,3-galactosyltransferase 1, encoding MASKVSCLYVLTVVCWASALWYLSVTRPTSSYTGSKPFSHLTVARKNFTFGNIRTRPINPHSFEFLINEPNKCEKNIPFLVILISTTHKEFDARQAIRETWGDENNFKGIRIATLFLLGRNADPVLNQMVEQESQIFHDIIVEDFIDSYHNLTLKTLMGMRWVATFCSKAKYVMKTDSDIFVNMDNLIYKLLKPSTKPRRRYFTGYVINGGPIRDVRSKWYMPRDLYPDSNYPPFCSGTGYIFSADVAELIYKTSLHTRLLHLEDVYVGLCLRKLGIHPFQNSGFNHWKMAYSLCRYRRVITVHQISPEEMHRIWNDMSSKKHLRC